The following coding sequences lie in one Niabella agricola genomic window:
- a CDS encoding S41 family peptidase, translating into MKKKFEVWLPLLFSLVMILGMFIGYKLRGAQPNGGFAKSGRSTALEEALEIIRQKYVDSVKLDTLEANAIREMMDELDPHSVYLPPMDLKETNEALSGKFEGIGVEYNQIRDTVNITYVLKGGPSEKAGLKIGDQIIKVNDSLLAGKKTSSTTVRNLIRGEKGTVVNLQILRDKALLNVPVTRNNIPTPTLVAAYMINKEAGYIKLDKFGSTTYREFMETMERLKKEGLTELVLDLRGNPGGYMEQAIDIADEFLSGDKLVVYTQGTNSPKKEYRCKRPGIFETGKLTVLVDELSASASEILSGALQDWDRATIIGRRTFGKGLVQEIFPLSDGSALKLTVSRYYTPLGRSIQRPYNKGRKVYMDEIWERYANGQAYFADSNKVHTGKQYKTPGGRILYGGGGIMPDVFVGLDTSKTSKEINRLFFNGAFTDFVFHYYLNNQKVMEPYTSPVSFSQAFDPGKAMWQQFVSRAQKDTVNLTHIPEAEKLRVSNRMEAYLARFKWRDSGYYQILNLTDSVVLKAVDLLKTK; encoded by the coding sequence ATGAAAAAGAAATTTGAGGTCTGGCTGCCGCTGCTGTTCTCGCTGGTAATGATCCTTGGAATGTTTATCGGTTACAAGCTGCGCGGGGCACAACCCAACGGAGGATTTGCAAAATCCGGGCGCAGCACAGCACTGGAAGAAGCACTTGAAATCATCCGCCAGAAATATGTGGACTCTGTAAAACTGGATACCCTGGAGGCCAATGCCATCCGGGAAATGATGGATGAACTGGATCCTCACTCCGTATACCTTCCGCCAATGGATCTTAAAGAAACCAATGAGGCGCTTTCGGGCAAATTTGAAGGCATTGGCGTTGAGTACAACCAGATCCGGGATACGGTCAACATCACTTATGTATTAAAAGGAGGCCCCAGCGAAAAAGCCGGGTTAAAAATCGGCGACCAGATCATCAAGGTAAATGATTCGCTCCTGGCGGGTAAAAAAACCAGCAGTACCACGGTTCGCAACCTGATCCGGGGAGAAAAAGGAACCGTTGTAAATCTCCAGATCCTGCGGGACAAAGCCCTCCTGAACGTTCCGGTAACCCGGAATAATATACCAACCCCTACCCTGGTGGCCGCTTATATGATCAACAAAGAGGCCGGATATATTAAGCTGGATAAATTTGGCTCTACCACTTACCGAGAGTTTATGGAAACCATGGAGCGCCTTAAAAAAGAGGGGCTCACCGAGCTGGTACTGGATCTGCGGGGCAATCCCGGCGGTTATATGGAGCAGGCCATTGATATTGCAGACGAGTTTCTGAGCGGCGACAAACTGGTGGTATATACCCAGGGCACTAACAGTCCTAAAAAAGAATACCGCTGTAAACGGCCCGGGATTTTTGAAACCGGGAAGTTGACGGTACTGGTAGATGAACTTTCGGCCAGCGCCAGCGAGATCCTGAGCGGAGCCTTACAGGACTGGGACAGGGCCACCATCATTGGCCGCCGGACCTTTGGAAAGGGCCTGGTACAGGAGATTTTCCCGCTAAGCGACGGCTCGGCATTAAAACTGACGGTATCCCGCTATTATACCCCGCTGGGCAGAAGCATTCAGCGTCCTTACAATAAAGGAAGAAAAGTATATATGGATGAGATCTGGGAGCGTTACGCCAATGGTCAGGCCTATTTTGCAGACAGCAATAAAGTGCATACCGGCAAACAATACAAAACCCCCGGGGGCCGCATTCTTTATGGCGGCGGCGGTATTATGCCGGATGTTTTTGTAGGCCTGGATACTTCCAAAACATCAAAAGAAATCAACCGTTTATTCTTTAATGGAGCGTTTACCGATTTTGTCTTCCATTATTACCTCAATAATCAGAAAGTAATGGAGCCTTATACCTCCCCGGTTTCCTTTTCCCAGGCCTTTGATCCGGGAAAGGCCATGTGGCAACAGTTTGTAAGCCGGGCTCAAAAAGATACCGTAAATTTAACACATATCCCGGAGGCTGAGAAACTGCGTGTATCCAACCGGATGGAAGCCTACCTGGCACGGTTTAAATGGAGAGACAGCGGATATTACCAGATCCTGAACCTTACCGATTCAGTTGTGTTAAAAGCGGTAGACCTTTTAAAAACTAAATAA
- the rpsT gene encoding 30S ribosomal protein S20, with product MANHKATKKHARQALKRRDRNKYYGKTTRNAIKSLRATEGAEAKEQLPLVESMIDKLAKRGVIHRNKAANLKSKLAKKINAAAAA from the coding sequence ATGGCGAATCATAAAGCTACAAAGAAACATGCACGTCAGGCCTTAAAGCGTCGCGACAGAAATAAGTATTATGGTAAAACAACCCGTAATGCCATTAAAAGTCTGAGGGCTACGGAAGGTGCTGAAGCCAAAGAACAATTGCCTTTGGTAGAGAGCATGATCGACAAATTAGCTAAAAGAGGGGTTATCCACCGCAACAAAGCGGCAAACCTGAAGAGCAAACTGGCTAAAAAGATCAACGCGGCTGCGGCAGCCTAA
- the murQ gene encoding N-acetylmuramic acid 6-phosphate etherase: protein MAGEKITEQASRYDHLEKMSVHELLTSMNKEDQAVPLAVQKVIPEIEKLIEAIVENMIGGGRLFYIGAGTSGRLGILDASEIPPTYGLPTGVVIGIIAGGWKAITTPVENAEDDEAQGWRDLEAHGVNEKDVVVGVAASGSTPYVIGALRECQKKGIVTGSISSNPNAPVSAVADFPVEVIVGPEFVTGSTRMKSGTAQKLVLNMISTTVMIQLGRVEGNRMVNMQLTNDKLVDRGTKMVMEKTGLKDYEHAKQLLLENKSVKNAVIAYNQAQTH, encoded by the coding sequence ATGGCAGGAGAAAAGATCACGGAGCAGGCTAGCAGATATGATCACCTGGAAAAAATGTCGGTACATGAGTTGCTTACGTCTATGAACAAGGAAGACCAGGCGGTACCGCTGGCTGTTCAGAAAGTGATTCCCGAGATTGAGAAACTGATCGAGGCGATCGTGGAAAATATGATCGGAGGCGGACGGTTGTTTTACATAGGGGCTGGTACCAGCGGGCGTTTGGGCATTCTGGATGCCAGCGAAATTCCACCCACCTATGGGTTGCCCACAGGTGTTGTAATTGGTATCATTGCAGGTGGCTGGAAAGCAATCACCACCCCGGTTGAAAATGCCGAGGATGATGAAGCGCAGGGCTGGAGAGACCTGGAAGCGCATGGCGTAAATGAAAAAGATGTAGTTGTAGGCGTAGCCGCCAGCGGCTCGACCCCTTATGTAATTGGAGCGCTGCGCGAATGCCAGAAAAAAGGCATTGTTACCGGAAGCATCAGTTCCAATCCCAATGCCCCGGTTAGTGCGGTGGCCGATTTTCCGGTAGAGGTAATCGTAGGCCCTGAGTTTGTTACAGGAAGTACCCGTATGAAAAGCGGTACCGCCCAAAAACTGGTGCTGAATATGATCTCCACTACGGTAATGATCCAGTTGGGCCGGGTAGAAGGAAACCGGATGGTGAACATGCAGCTGACCAATGATAAACTGGTTGACCGCGGCACCAAAATGGTAATGGAAAAAACAGGACTAAAGGATTATGAACATGCCAAACAGCTGTTGCTGGAAAATAAAAGTGTCAAGAACGCGGTGATTGCTTACAACCAGGCTCAAACGCATTAA
- a CDS encoding N-acetylglucosamine kinase, with translation MSKVQLIADAGSTKVEWCLLNNGKTKTVLTSGVSPYFLNGDQIAALLTKELLPKLKNAAVEEVFYYGTGCLNPDNRKMVQKSLRGLFKGAKVQVWHDVEGAARGLCGRSKGVACILGTGSSACYYDGRKIQKNSPGLGYVLGDEGSGAYLGRKVIQYFLYNTFDEDLRARFDAAYVTNATEILERVYKQPLPNRYLAGFAKFLADNRGHYMVENIIEDGLNDFFFTHLCKFQEAWRYPISFVGSIAFGFKDVLKELCSSYSFELGKVLQKPMKGLVEYHS, from the coding sequence ATGTCAAAAGTGCAACTTATCGCAGATGCGGGATCTACGAAAGTGGAATGGTGTCTTCTCAATAATGGGAAAACAAAAACGGTGCTTACCAGCGGCGTGAGTCCTTATTTTTTAAACGGGGATCAGATTGCGGCATTATTAACAAAGGAGTTGCTTCCAAAGCTAAAAAATGCGGCCGTTGAAGAAGTTTTTTATTATGGTACCGGCTGTTTGAACCCCGATAACCGAAAAATGGTGCAAAAAAGCCTGCGGGGGTTGTTTAAAGGAGCCAAGGTACAGGTTTGGCACGATGTGGAAGGTGCGGCCCGTGGTCTTTGTGGGCGGAGCAAAGGGGTTGCCTGTATCCTGGGTACAGGGTCCAGTGCCTGTTACTACGACGGGCGGAAAATTCAGAAAAACAGCCCGGGGCTGGGATATGTGCTGGGTGATGAGGGGAGTGGCGCCTACCTGGGAAGAAAGGTGATCCAGTACTTTTTGTATAACACCTTTGATGAAGATCTGCGCGCCCGTTTTGACGCCGCCTATGTAACCAATGCCACGGAAATATTGGAACGGGTATATAAACAACCGCTGCCCAACCGATATCTGGCGGGTTTTGCAAAGTTCCTGGCAGACAATCGCGGACATTATATGGTTGAGAATATTATTGAAGATGGTTTAAATGATTTCTTTTTTACGCACCTTTGCAAATTCCAGGAAGCCTGGAGGTACCCGATCAGCTTTGTTGGAAGCATCGCTTTTGGTTTTAAAGATGTATTGAAAGAACTTTGCAGCAGTTATAGTTTTGAGTTGGGTAAGGTGCTTCAAAAGCCCATGAAAGGGCTTGTTGAATATCATTCCTGA